The following is a genomic window from Colletotrichum lupini chromosome 5, complete sequence.
AGGCTGCGGGACTCGGCCTGCATGAGCTTGATGCCCAGGCGGAAGAGGCCGCCCGTCTTGTTGCCAACCATTTCGAGGTAATCCTCCTCCGTCGGGCAGGTGAGGGTGTCGCGCCAGAAGAGGTCCATGCCCTGGCCGCGGTGAAGGTGGACGAGCTCTTCAGCAAAGATGGAGATTGTCTTTGGGTTCTTGAGGCGCTGGAGCTCCTGGAGGGCGCAGAAGTAAATGTAGTTTGCCGAGTTGATGGTCTGCGCTACGCCAAAGATGTTGTGGGCGACGGGGAGGCCGCGGCGGAGGTAGGACGAGTCTTCCACGTCGTCGATGAGGAGGGAGGCCGTGTGCAGCATACCGACGACGTTTGTAATGACATCGATGCTGGCCTGGGGCACCTCGAGCCAGACGTTAAAGGCCTGGATGAGCTGGGCGCGGAAGTCCTTACCCGGGTGGGCAAAGAGGTAGTCAAAGGGGCCGGTGATGACCTTGTCCTTCTCCTCGGGCCAGGTCTTGCGGGTGAAGTTGAGGTCAGAGGTCGCGTAGCGCGAGGGGTCCGGGGGCGGGGGAGGCTGCATCGTGAGGGTGAAGGAGGTGGCTTGGTTGGTCCCCAGGGAAGGGCGGCGAGACCGGTGAGAAGAGTGTGAGAGCGAGTGCTTGTGGGCGTGGGTTTGGCCGTGACCGTTGTTGGTATTGGTGTGGTAGTTGGCGCGGGAGAGCCAGTCGGTCTCGGGAACGGTACGGAGGGGCCCTTTGGAGGTCGCGGGCATGGGCGCGGCCGCGTGGGCGGAGAGGGAGACgggagcggcggcggcggcggagtgGTGGCCGATGGAGGATTTGCGCGAGGGGATAACGTTTGGCGGGGAATGGGGAAACGAGGAAGAGGGGTTGTTGGCGGTATTTGTATTCGTAGGGTTTGAAGATTTGTCGGCTGCTTTGTTTGAAGGAGGAGAGGACGACGAGGTCGCCGACGGGTTATTAGGCACCATCGCGAAAGGGAGTCTTCTCCAAGGGACCGGCTGCCAGGGGAAGAAGCGTGGCTTCTTATGGAAGTCTGGTAGGGAGGACCCGGTTAAGGTCTCaccaccagcaccagcaccagcaccagctGCAGAAGCTACAGCTGCGGGAGCTCCAGGTGTTGGCTCAAGCTCAACAGAGCTCGCGTGGGCTGGGGATGCGGCGTTGTGGAGCTCTGGCTGGTGGGTTGCGGTAGAATCGGTCAGCTGGCGCCGTTGCTGTAAGCCCGTGTAAACGTCACCACTTGCTCAGCCAAGGTGAGATTCTGCCCGGGGGTGAGGCATAACTCtgtgaggtaaggtaggttgtGAAATGGTGTGGTGGTGGTATTGGATAGGAGCGGCATTGCGGCAGGCAGTTGATTGCTGCATATGCGAGTGCTTTTCTGCCCGTGTCTGTATTGGTCCGTAGACTATGTGCATGTGCTGTCTTTTTGGCGGGGAACAAAACGAGATGTAGACCGTCATGACTTTCTTGTGAATAGGGCCTTTTCTCCACCCATTGCTGCAAGGGAATAGGCGTAGGCAAGGATGGTGCGCAGACCGGAATAGCAAAGAGGATGAAAGGCCAAGCTAGGTCACTGAACCTTGCTTGGAAAGTCCTTGGTGGGAACGAGATGGATGGTTGTGGCGGGTACCTGAAAAGTCCTAGACAGGCCTGCAGTGGACGATCAAGGAGAAGAAAGTATGGGAGAAAGCAACAAGGCAAAGTGAAGTTGCAGGTGGACAATCACATGTCAATGGAAAGCAGTTTGCGCACCTTGAACATGCAGCAGGAGCAGCAACAGGAGCAACGATGGCAGCTGTGGAAGGTGCTGATGGAGCCTCAATTGCCCAGGGCAGAGCTCAGATCGTTTGCTGGAGCTCTTATCGATTGATGGTGGGGAGATAAGGCGGAAGGCAGTCGGGCTTATGTTGAGGCCGAAGGAAGGAAGACGTCATCCAAATTCGCGGCTGTTCCTTGGGGGGTCGGGATTCCGTCGATGCCGAGCTCCAGAAGGGCGGCCGCGGACTTTGATCCGGGTCGGTGGCCGGAGAGTAAGCGGTGGGAGGAACAGCAGAGTGAAGACAAGGGACCGGATATCTCGGTGTAGTGATGACTCGTCTACCTGAGTCGTTGCTCTCTCGCCTGATTGATGTCGAACGGATGGAATTGGAGCGgagaaaggaaaaggaagAAGAGCAAACCGGGTGGGTGCTCGAAAAGAGAGAGGTTCGTGCGAAGTCTCCGTCTTAAGAATCGGCCGGAGCACGGAGGAGACACGGACACCACCCACCTCGAGCCAGTGGAACTACCATTTCTTAGGGAGTATTGGGGAAACGGGCTTCTAGAAGAGGACGAGAGCGGGCCACTAACACATcacggagtacggatacacaCATAGTACCttatgtacggagtactgcgTAGACACTAAGTGCTCGGATGTCACCCAGAATCCTCCTGATCTGCGTGCTTGTCGCCCGTCACTCTGTCACCCCTTGACCATGTGCTTCATCCTGCCAGACTAGCTACTGTGACTCGTGAGGCCTAGGTTGTTGCCGTGTGATGGACCGGCTTAAGAGGAAGTGATAGCAACAGGGCAGCAGCAGAGAGGCAGCTCGCCCCAAGTCGGAGCAACTCTAGACACTTGGATGTGCCATCCCCTCGCGTCTTCAGGTTTCATCAGCGTTAAGTGCCGGTCTTAAGCACCCGCAGCGGCTGTGACAGGGCCGGCAGAGAAGTTTACCGTAAACTTGTGCCATTCGACGCCGCCTCTCTGCAGTAGCCAAGACACGCGGCACACCGCACTTCGGGGTCACAGATCAGGGTCGATGTCAAAGCCTCGCTTATTTCCCATACTACTGTGTATCTCTGAACTTCCACAGCCTTGAACCCTGCTCGTTCTCTCCGAGTTCCCATGCATGGAGGATCAGGGAAAGAAAAGGGAGCTCATGCAAGAAGGGAAAACCCAAGATGCTTAGCTTGCCGGCCCGTGCCCCCCAACAATGCCACCCAAAGAGCCAAAAATGCGCCAAACGCAGCCCAATGGCTCCCTGATGTCCCTGATGGGCCCCCCCTGATTGACCCGCTTAGCTAAGAAACGGTCACCAACCTGGCCAATCAGACCCAGAATCTCCCCTTTCGGCAGCGCTACATCCCCATCCCAACATGCTGGATCGACCCGGTTGCCGGGGCAGTAATCGTCCAACGCAACACAAACAACCCGCATTGTCCACCAACATCGTCGCTTTCCACCGTCTGTTGTATCTGGACGCTACCGGGTAGTCGCTCTCATGAATGACCACCTGCGCATGCGCCCTCGCCATTGAacatcttttttattttttgcCTTTTCCACCTCCCTCGATACGATTGTCGCGCAATTGCCATACGCCGCCCTTCTCCAGATCCCTAGAGGACTTGTCCTCGCCAGcctttcttcttctctttttcTGTATTAACAATATCCGacggtgctgctgctgctgctttcCAGACTCGACTTCTGTCTCTATCCTTCCATCCGACACAACAGCATTTCATAGCCACCAAACCATCCACAAGTCGCATCACCGAGAATCGCATCGCATCGTCTCTTTTGTCTTTACCAAATTACGCCCGATACCCACGTCCCCCAACCAAGCCACAAAGTCACCGCCTGCTACAAGAGCTCATTCGCAACATAATACGCAATGGAGAACCTCCTCAGCCTCGCCTTCGACGGCCTCTCTTCCTACGACGGCCCCAAGATCCGCAAGGGCCTGCGCCAAGTCGAGGGTCTCCTCGCCCAAATCTGCCTTTCAGCACCAGCCAAATCGAGATCTCCCACAACGGACGATGATGCGTCCCACAACGGTGGAAAGTCTCTGGCAGACTTGTCAGATGACCCGGCCTTCCGCGAATTCTTCAAGCTGCAAGAAGGATTCGAGTGGAACGTTGCCCTGCGCCTCATCAACACTCTCGACCGCCTGATGGGCAAGGGCACCGACGGACAGAATGACCTCCTCATCCTCAGCTCGTTGGATCTGATCCAGGGCGTCTTATTGCTGCACCCGCCCAGCAAGGCCCTCTTCTCACGGGAGCAGAACATGAACGTACGTTGCCTTTGACTCTTCCACCGTCATTGTCCAGAGCAGAGCACTAATTCCAATCTCGCAACAGCTCCTCCTCGACCTCCTCGAACCCGTAAACTGTCCCGCGATCCAGTCCGCCACCCTCCTCACTCTCGTCACCGCCCTCATTGACACCCCGACAAACACCCGAACCTTTGAGGCCCTCGATGGCCTCCTCACCGTCACCTCCCTCTTCAAATCCCGCTCCACCGCCCGCGAGGTCAAGCTCAAGCTCGTCGAGTTCCTCTACTTTTACCTCATGCCCGAGGTTCCCTCCATCCCCCGCGCCGACGTCCGCGCTTCTGTACCGGCCATCCACCAGCGCAGCCCGAGCAAGCTCGCCGGCGCCTTTGGCAGCGCGGCCTCCACGCCCGCCTCCACTGACTCAGGCCACGGCCGGAGCCGCGCCGGTAGCGAATCTGCCGACACCATGACGACCGAGGAGAAGCAGGAGCTGCTGGGCCGCCACCTGAGCAACGTCGAGGATCTCGTCAGGGACCTGCGGACGTGCACGCCCTTTGGTGGTGTCGTGTGCTAGCTTTCCTCGGCAAGCGAAACTGCTCATGTCCGGTATTTGGTGTTTTCGGGTGCGCATCATTCTAAGGAGTTGTACTCTTGTTCGCGAGCTCTAGTGTCTCCGTCAGTTGCATGGTTCATCTTGTTTGGCGTTCTCGTGGAGGGTACGATTACAGAGGTTTCACACATTTTGGGCGTCGTCATTCATGGAAACGTAGGCGAGGAGTTTTCTTTACCATTTTTTTCTCGTTTGTGGCCAAGGAAGGGGAGTTGCTCATTCCAAAAGTTTCCCTCTATCAGAATCGCATAATACGTATTGTCAAGTTGCGTTCCCTTGCGTATCGTAGAAGCATCaggaagaagagaaagaaaCGCGCGCATGTCTTTTTGATCGTTTATCAAGCTGTGTATCATTATCGTCGATTATCGTTTATACTCCGATTCACGGGGGTCGTCTCAGAAAGACTCGAGACAGATTATAGAAGACGCCTCACTTTGAACAACACACCTTGCTCTGTCCGTCCATCCCAAGTCCTCCTATCTCTCCCTCTCCCTGTCGGAGGGAGCGGGACCCGGTGACCGATCAAACATGCTCACGCTCGCGACGCTCCTCGGCGTCATCATCGACGGCGTCGGCACGATCGACGAGGGCGGCGCCCCAACGGACACGGGCGAAGCCATCTCGGACCCGTACAACTCGTACCGCCCCTGCGTCGTCTCCTCCTCGGACCCGGGCGTCTGCATCTCCCTCGGGCCCCCTTCACGTCCTTCCTCCGGCACGGAAGTCACGCTGTGGCCGTACCCGTGACCGTAACCGTAGCCGTAGCCTCTCTTCTCACCCCCAGAGTCCCCAATCTCCACGGGCGCGACAACGTCGTTGGGCGAGTGCGCTTGGAGCGGCACGCCCCGCCCTCGACCAGGCGTCCCCGCCCTTCCCCCTCCGGCTCCGGCTCCGGCTCCCGAACCGCTGCCCGGAGACAACCCGGTCTCCTCTGTCTCGGTATACGGCCCCGCAACGGCATCCGGACCAAAGTAATCCTGCGTCGCGCCGCGACTGGGCCCGTTCGGTCGGGACCCGGACGTGACGTCCGATAGAGCCCGTACCCCGCGACCAGGCCTCTCGCTCCCGACGCCAGAGACCCCTCCCCTTCCCGCTCCCGTTCCTCTGCtccgcccgccgccgccgctacgCTCAGACATCGTCGCCGTCCCGGTAACGGTCCCCCTCCGCCGCCTCCTCACGAAACAAAACCACACGAGCGCGCCGGCGAGAGCACACCCCACAACAGCAACGCCGACCCCGATACCCGCCTTCGCTCCGGCCGACAACCCTCCCCCTCCGCTGCCGCCTTCGGGGACGGTGGTATACCCCAAACCCCCCGTCGCCGTCGGGTTCCCCGCCGCGCACCCGGCCGTCCCGCCGACGACGGTGCAGTGCATGAGGTTATCGCAGCACCCCGCCGCCGTGTCGTCGCACGCGTGCTGCGTGGTGGCCGTACACCGCGGGTCAGCGGGCTTCAGTCCCCCCGTGGCAGATGATGTTACGGAAGCGGAGACCGTGCTTATGCAGCGGCCGCCGGAGACGCAGGTCTGGCCGTAGGAGCAGCAGCCGCCGCCGAACTGGAATTCGCAGCGGAAGGCGGAGGGGGAGGGACAGGTGCGGCCGCAGCAGGCTGAGGATGTCGAGAGGGAGGTTGTCAGGAGGGCGGAGGCGGCGCTCGCGGTCCGCGAGACGGTGGCGGTTACGGTTATCGTTGTTGGGCATTGGTAGGCTGTCGCGGGGCAGTTTGAGTCGCAGAGGGAGCCGAGGGGGCAGCACCATGGTGAGTTGTCGGGTTTCACGTAGCAGTAGTTTGTGTTTGCGCAGCAGGTTTCTGGGTGGCCTATGTCGACGCCTGTTTGGGTGTTTTTAGTTTGATGCTCTTGGTGATGAGTGAGACTActcccttcttcttcttcttcttcttcttcttcctcatgCTTCTAGTATGTAGACACTCTTTCGGGGTGATACAAGGTGAGCCCGAAAGTCAAGGGGGGACGTCGAGTGAGGATAATGATAACACTTGGAGGAGGTTCGTACTTACAGGAATGAAAGTTCGGGTTGCATATACCGCCGTCGCGGACAGCGAGCCGCGGTGCGTCGATGAAGAAGCGCGGAACGATACCGGCGCCCTCGACGGCTGGCGACATGTCGACCCCGGCGTATCTCTGTCTGAAGGCCGCATTTGTgccggtggcggcggcggcagcagcggCCAGCGTGAGGATCGCGAGGAGCTTCATCTTGTCTGCTGCTTTCCCATCCCCCAAGAACGGCAACTTTTGATCGGGACAAGAAAGAGCAACGCCGATTGAAGTGTCGAGTTCAATTAGGAAAACATTGCTCTCAATCCACGAGGCTTTTGCGAAGGGGAAGATGAGAAACTTTCCCGCCAGCCTGCCctttggtggtggtggtggaagCCTCGGAGGATGGGGGGatcgtgtgtgtgtgtgtaacAACAGCGAGGCAAACCGCGGCTGAAAGGGAAAAGACGAGAAAAAAGCAAGGGACACAGAAACAATGGTAAGCAAACAATTTGAAGAGTGGAGGGGGAAAAGATGACAGTGATTAATGTAGGTAAGATGGCAGCGCACAGAaaaggctgctgctgctgctgctgctgctgctcctgcTGCTTCCTGCTGCAGCATGCGCCTAGATGCAGGGTAAAGTAGCATACACCCATCATGGGAAATAGAGGAACATGTAAGCAGAAACCCCATTTCCTCGGCTCGGGGGTTATCCAAAGTCCCTTGTGTTTCCTAACCCTTCCATCTTGCACTCGCGCAACCTGATCTCAGAATGGAAACCCATGAAGAGGAGGACTGTTCAACTAGACCATCCAGCCTCTCTTTCGGTGAAAGGCGTGGAACGAAACCACTCGGTTTCCTCACGAGTACGTCGTTCGGTACTCGACTCGGAAATGCAGAAACGGAGCGCCAAACTTAGGTACTCACTTGCCCCTCTCGATCGCGAGCCGAAAGGATTCCTCGTAATCCGTCATGGGAAATGATTGGTCAGCCTGTTCTCGCTATCCCATCTTCGTTGGTTCGTTCTTGCTGGGCCGCTGGGTTGCATATCGGgagaccaccaccaccaccaccaccaccaccaccatccaCGGGCCGGCATCCCCTGTCCCTCGTGGCGACGCAGAACATAGGTATACCTAGCGGCTAGCTTCTCCAAGATTCGCGAGGATGATGGATTCCAGGGAGACTCTTCCAGAGCGTAAGAACTCGGCCAGTATTTTTGCTGcaagggagagagagagagagagagatcgCGGTGGATGTGAAGGTATTCTCCCACTTTGTGAACTCCCCTCGCAGGCTGCTTTCTAGTGTGAACAGTACCTGCGTGCTCCTATTTGCAATCAATCGCCACGCGAATGGACAATGCGATTGGTAAGGGAAACTAGCATGAGAGATCCCCAATAGTCTGGACACCAGCATCAAGGAGAGTCGTATAGGCGCCCCTCCTAGAGCTAGTCGAAGACTAACGAACTAAGTCAAATGTGCTTCGACTTCTTCCTCCGCAAGAGGGACACGAAACTCGACTGAAGAGGACAAGAGCGATCAAAGTCGAGGGATGAGGTTGACCGACGCCTGTGGCTATCAAATATCGagaaaataaataaacgaTCGGACAGAAAAAAGTCAAGAATCCAAAGCGGAGTTCCTCAGGCCCGGCCCGCCCGGTCAAGAACACCCCCTTCCCGACGACGGAGTGACGGCCCCAAGCGCCAGGAGAAACAAAGAAAGCCCGCCGGGCGCGGCGGGCCTCGACGACACACGCCCGCTAACGTTAGCGCCCGAAACCCCCACAATGCAGAAGCGGCAGAATCCCGAGGCCACAGGCGGTCAAGCCACAGAGAACCGAACCCCACCAAACGAATCTACCTTTACCCCTCCACCCACCTCCTCCCCCTCGGATCGAACTTTCTCATTTTTGAAGATATTCCCAAACGACCAAAAAAAACCAAACCCAGACACCCCTTCCGCCTACGCCTCCCGACACGCACCACCACAACTTCATATGAACCCTGTATCGAATCAATAAAAGAACAAGAGGGGAACAAAAAAACAAAGAGGACAGAAAGGAACACAGCAAACTGCCGAAAAACAATTCGAACACCACCCGCCATCCCGATAATCCTCCCATCACACACCACACACAATGACAACAATACCACCACCAGAGGGCGCGGGCGCGGGCGCATTCCCCCTTCCCCTCCTCCTAACCCACCAAACCTCGACCCCGCCAACCCTAATAACCCAAGGCGCAGAAGCCCGCCTCTACCACACAACCCACCTCTCCCCCTCCCGCCCGGCAGCCCTCAAATACCGCCCGCCCAAACCCTACCGCCACCCGACCCTCGACGCCCGCCTGACCCGCTCCCGCATCCTCGCCGAAGCCCGCGTCCTCGCAAAGTGCCGCCGCGAGGGTTGTCCCGTCCCCGCGCTCTACGCCCTCGACGAGGTGGCGGGTTGGCTGATGCTGGAATGGATCCCCGGCGCGCCGGTGAGGGTGAGGATCAACGAGTGGCTCGGGGAGAGGAGGACAACGGCAGCGATAccaggagaaggagaagaaacaCCAGAAGGAGAGACGGGGGGCTCAGACGCGacagcaccagcaccagcaccaccAGCACCCAAAAAGGACCCGACAGGCATCAAAAACCTCATGCGCAGAATGGGCACAGCAATAGGCCAAATGCACAAAATCGGCATCGTCCACGGCGACCTAACAACGTCAAACATGATGCTCCGCCCCCCGAAATCGTCAGACACAAACGAGAACAACAACGACCCCCTCGACGGCCGAGTCTTCATCATCGACTTTGGCCTCGCGAGCCAAAGCACCTCGGACGAGGACCGCGCCGTCGACCTCTACGTCCTCGAGCGCGCCTTCGGCAGCACCCACCCGCGCGCGGAGGCCTACTTCCAGGACGTCCTCGACGCCTACCGCGACTCGTACAAGCAGGCGCCCGTGACGCTCAAGAAGCTCGAGGACGTGAGGATGAGGGGCCGCAAGAGGAGCATGATTGGTTAGTTAGGGGGACTGGGTATGGCGTTGTTTGGAAACATTTCGAATCCATCTACTTGCGGAGAGGATGGCGAACACATGCACCTACAACAACAAGCTTGCGGAGATTAAAATCAAAAGCAATGTGAGACACATGACGGCACGGAAAAGAAAGTCGAATCAAATTGATACCCATGGAGTATTTCGGCGTGTTTGGCCGTTTCTACTTGATTCGCTACGTCTTCATCCGTCTCCCACCGTGTACATAGCCTGTACTTTGTTCAGTCCATCATATTGGTCCTGAGAGGTGCATTCTGTCTCGATGCCATCTATAATTGCCCCAAAACTTTGATAAAGCCCCCATCCCcataaaaaaaaacccccCTACGCCaggtataaagtaataatgcCGTGTGATATAAAACGCCGTGTCATGCTATTATTAGTCGATTTCCATAACGACTTTCGAGACCCAGCTCATTGTGTGTGTGAGCGTTTTTGTCGAGACGCAATATCGGCCGTGACGCGCAAGCATTTGCCCCCAATCTGCTCTATTCCTGCTTCACGAGACACTTTGTCTCAAACCACTTTGCAAATCGCACTGTCGGGATATCAAACAAGCGCCAGAAAACATCGGCGGCCCAAATGACCGCAGGAATGCAGCCGCAAGATCCCAAAACGAATCCGGCATTGTACCACCAGCCCTCGAGGCCGGTGATGGCGTACGCACGTCTCTCAATCATGTAGCCAACGGTGTGCATGACTGGTCCGTGCATGAGGTAAAGTGCGTAGCTGATCTTGCCGAGATACTGGATGGGAGCGAGGTTGAAGAAGCTCTTCCATCTAGGAGAGTGGCCGACGCAAAGAACGAAAATGACAGCTCCGATAGACTGCCAGAATCTGTATCCTTCCTCCGTCCACCACTTGGGAATGAACGTGCAGAGCCAAACCCAACCAGGAGTGATTTCGTAGTTGATGTCAGGCTGGCACATGAAGTAGATGGCAAGAATGCTGAGCATTGCCCAGAAGAAGCCCTTAAGTCGGCTCCCCTGGGGAGCGGCGGCGCTATTCGAAGGAAGGACCGAGGGCTGCGGCACAGGCGTGTTGTTGCCCATGATCTGATCGTATTCCGCCAGCATCATGCCAAAGTAGAACAGCAGCAGCTCCCAACGGTTGTTTCGGTACGTGAAGGCGATGATTCccgagaggaagaggaggcggAGTCCGGACCGTACGCGAGCCAAGCCGATCAGGGTGATGAACAGGTACATGGAACAGCGGAACTCGACCGGAATCGTCCACAGGTGCACATCATATGCTAAGAATAGTATTAGCAAACCTCAACACACAAATCCTCCAAAACCACTTACATGTGCTGCCACCAAAGCGCTCCCAGCCAAACACGTGGACAAAGTTGAACATGCTCCAGACCCAGTCGTAAAACTGCTCCGAGAAGGTGTCCAGCGGCTTTGGGTGAGGCTCCATAACGTTCTTGTGGAAAGCCCGATCAATGGCAAAGTCTCTGGTCCATTCGTATACTCCAAACTGAAGCAGGAGCATGATGCAAAAGGTCGAGATGGCAGTCGGCATGTACAATCTGATGAATCGACGGAATATCAAAGACGTCGTCGTCACGGAGAATTCCTCCATGTTTCCGGCCCTAGCAAGCTTGATCGGCTTCATGGAAAGAGCGTAGCCGGAAATTACAAAGAACAGGCAGACCGCTGGCGGACCTTGGTAGAAGAGTCGGAAGAAGGGCATCTTGAGAATGTGGTAGTTCTTTTCTGATGAGCCCCAGCCTTCGGCAATGATGAAGGCTTGGTAAAAGTAGTGGCAGAAGAAGACGAATAGCGCTGCTAAGCCTCTCATGCCGTCGAGATGTGATGTCGGAAACAGCTTGTCGGTTCGGCCTCGTTCTCTGGTGAATCGGCTCTGGACGAAGCTGGGTAGCAGGAAGATGAGGCCGCGGATGACGGTAACCCTCCATGGTATGGCCCGCGTGTAGCCAACTACACCCCGGGCGACGGTCGACCATCGTGGTATCGCAAAACGGACTTCGAGGTCGGCCCTACCGCTCTCGCTCTCGACGTCGGACAACGTCTTCTCGTCTAGGAGTCCCATACCCTCCTCGTGTGAAAGGGACACTTTTGAAGCAGCGTATCCGTTCATTGTCCTGCAATGCAACCGGCGAGCGGGTGGATTTTGGTGTTGGTTGGGTGGGTATAAGGGAGGCTCTCGTGGCCGGAAGGCAGGCAGGTAGGAGGTACAGTATCAAGCAAGCACGGCTTGAACAGGACAGGGCCAGAAGGAATCAAGTaggagaagaaggggaaGGTGGAAGAGGGGATGAGGCGGTTTTGATCCGGAAGGCCCTTGTTATTAAGACGATCTGGATCTGCAGAAGGGAGGGGCGAAAGGAGAGTGACGGTCGGCAAGGGCAGGTAAATGTAATTGGGAGCAGACACAGAACAGACAGGGCCTGTGAGAAAGGATGTTTCCCGAGGAGGATGTACCGCCGCTGGCTCAGGCTGGCTGGGAAGCGTGGGTGTTGCTGGGTGCTGCTGGATGCGGCTGGGCGTGTGTCTTGTCTCGTCTCGTCAACGAGCCCGTGACCTTGACCTTGACCTTGTTGATGGGACCTGGGCTTAAGCAGGATCTTTGGGGGGGAAGGGGATCCAAGACCTGGGATACCTCCGCGACGTAGCAAAGGCGTGGGCCTTTGAGAAGAGGGAATGTGGAGAATGGGTACAGGAACAACAGAGGGAAAGAAAGAGATTGGTAACCGTGAAAGAATGAGAGTAAACAGGTCAAAacggaaaagaaaagggtcCGGCTGGGCTGAGGTGAGAACGACACGTTGGAAAGCTCAGCGCATAAACGATTCGAGGTTCCCGGTCTGGCAATAAGAGGAGCAGGACGGGTTGGTATCCGTAGGATGTGCCAATGTGGGGTTGATGCCAGGCGGCTGTGACCTCAGAAGTTAAGAAAGAGGTGACTTTCGAGGCGAGCAGAGTTGGGAGAGAGCGTCAGTGGTGTGGGTAGATGGGGGCCTGTTTCAGGGTTGTGCAAGAGTGGGAAAAGGTTCAAGTGTGGCAGCTATGACGGGTTTGGGAAGGGATGCACCATGGGAAAAGACCAGGCAGGTGCAGAGTGCAGTGTGCAGAGTACAAAGGTATCcgtaaataggtagagaagGTGCATTCAAAAGCCTCGTGTTATCTCTGTTCCTGTTCAGTCTTCCATGTGTTTCTTG
Proteins encoded in this region:
- a CDS encoding polyprenyl synthetase: MPLLSNTTTTPFHNLPYLTELCLTPGQNLTLAEQVPELHNAASPAHASSVELEPTPGAPAAVASAAGAGAGAGGETLTGSSLPDFHKKPRFFPWQPVPWRRLPFAMVPNNPSATSSSSPPSNKAADKSSNPTNTNTANNPSSSFPHSPPNVIPSRKSSIGHHSAAAAAPVSLSAHAAAPMPATSKGPLRTVPETDWLSRANYHTNTNNGHGQTHAHKHSLSHSSHRSRRPSLGTNQATSFTLTMQPPPPPDPSRYATSDLNFTRKTWPEEKDKVITGPFDYLFAHPGKDFRAQLIQAFNVWLEVPQASIDVITNVVGMLHTASLLIDDVEDSSYLRRGLPVAHNIFGVAQTINSANYIYFCALQELQRLKNPKTISIFAEELVHLHRGQGMDLFWRDTLTCPTEEDYLEMVGNKTGGLFRLGIKLMQAESRSLTDCSELVNLMGLIFQIRDDYMNLSSKEYSDNKGMCEDLTEGKFSFPIIHSIRSDPSNLQLINILGQKTNDVEVKRFAVARMESTGSFEYTKQVVGVLIDRARKIADDIDEGRGLTKGVHKILDKMVLADKNTTS
- a CDS encoding cell division control protein 14, with amino-acid sequence MENLLSLAFDGLSSYDGPKIRKGLRQVEGLLAQICLSAPAKSRSPTTDDDASHNGGKSLADLSDDPAFREFFKLQEGFEWNVALRLINTLDRLMGKGTDGQNDLLILSSLDLIQGVLLLHPPSKALFSREQNMNLLLDLLEPVNCPAIQSATLLTLVTALIDTPTNTRTFEALDGLLTVTSLFKSRSTAREVKLKLVEFLYFYLMPEVPSIPRADVRASVPAIHQRSPSKLAGAFGSAASTPASTDSGHGRSRAGSESADTMTTEEKQELLGRHLSNVEDLVRDLRTCTPFGGVVC
- a CDS encoding serine/threonine-protein kinase BUD32, producing MTTIPPPEGAGAGAFPLPLLLTHQTSTPPTLITQGAEARLYHTTHLSPSRPAALKYRPPKPYRHPTLDARLTRSRILAEARVLAKCRREGCPVPALYALDEVAGWLMLEWIPGAPVRVRINEWLGERRTTAAIPGEGEETPEGETGGSDATAPAPAPPAPKKDPTGIKNLMRRMGTAIGQMHKIGIVHGDLTTSNMMLRPPKSSDTNENNNDPLDGRVFIIDFGLASQSTSDEDRAVDLYVLERAFGSTHPRAEAYFQDVLDAYRDSYKQAPVTLKKLEDVRMRGRKRSMIG
- a CDS encoding acyltransferase — encoded protein: MNGYAASKVSLSHEEGMGLLDEKTLSDVESESGRADLEVRFAIPRWSTVARGVVGYTRAIPWRVTVIRGLIFLLPSFVQSRFTRERGRTDKLFPTSHLDGMRGLAALFVFFCHYFYQAFIIAEGWGSSEKNYHILKMPFFRLFYQGPPAVCLFFVISGYALSMKPIKLARAGNMEEFSVTTTSLIFRRFIRLYMPTAISTFCIMLLLQFGVYEWTRDFAIDRAFHKNVMEPHPKPLDTFSEQFYDWVWSMFNFVHVFGWERFGGSTSYDVHLWTIPVEFRCSMYLFITLIGLARVRSGLRLLFLSGIIAFTYRNNRWELLLFYFGMMLAEYDQIMGNNTPVPQPSVLPSNSAAAPQGSRLKGFFWAMLSILAIYFMCQPDINYEITPGWVWLCTFIPKWWTEEGYRFWQSIGAVIFVLCVGHSPRWKSFFNLAPIQYLGKISYALYLMHGPVMHTVGYMIERRAYAITGLEGWWYNAGFVLGSCGCIPAVIWAADVFWRLFDIPTVRFAKWFETKCLVKQE